From a single Maniola hyperantus chromosome 3, iAphHyp1.2, whole genome shotgun sequence genomic region:
- the LOC117996097 gene encoding U11/U12 small nuclear ribonucleoprotein 48 kDa protein-like isoform X1 translates to MSSRQEELSELQNYIKEVDKEVTMILQSLQWDRKQLLQSKPKRTCKFDTNHKVPPEKLEEHEAKCALKSQGYADDDMFLPDVLDTNSSTVLKLSSENIKDIINYASKTNPVFIRGDGNVNSVPQTVERLQATYTADERRAIYDVVIHSRPSCDELADLAVGEVSGASQTQSNRKSKLEQMAEMRDMRRRRAKYKVAVRSRNYSNTLRGVIQAQVNHLQGSGRCGAGAEYPQVEAGADGRDARHAAAPRQVQSGRALAQLLQHSAWSYPSTGKPFAGKWAVRRRRRVPASRSWSRWQRCATCGGAAPSTKWPCARATTPTLCVELSKHR, encoded by the exons ATGTCTTCAAGGCAAGAAGAGTTGTCTGAATTACAGAACTACATCAAAGAAGTTGACAAAGAAGTAACAATGATATTACAGAGTCTGCAATGGGACAGGAAACAATTATTACAG agCAAACCAAAGAGAACATGCAAGTTTGACACAAACCACAAGGTTCCTCCGGAGAAACTGGAGGAACATGAAGCCAAGTGTGCTCTTAAGTCCCAGGGCTATGCAGATGATGATATGTTCCTGCCAGACGTATTAGACACTAATTCTAGCACAGTCTTGAAACTTT CGTCAGAAAATATTAAAGATATTATCAACTATGCTTCCAAGACAAATCCAGTGTTTATAAGAG GTGATGGGAACGTGAACTCGGTACCACAGACAGTAGAGCGGCTGCAGGCGACGTACACTGCGGATGAGAGACGAGCCATCTACGATGTCGTGATACACTCGCGGCCCTCGTGTGACGAACTCGCGGACTTGGCTGTAGG AGAAGTGAGCGGTGCATCGCAGACGCAGAGTAACCGCAAGTCGAAGCTGGAGCAGATGGCAGAGATGCGCGACATGCGGCGGCGCCGCGCCAAGTACAAAGTGGCCGTGCGCTCGCGCAACTACTCCAACACTCTGCGTGGAGTTATCCAAGCACAGGTAAACCATTTGCAGGGAAGTGGGCGGTGCGGCGCAGGCGCAGAGTACCCGCAAGTCGAAGCTGGAGCAGATGGCAGAGATGCGCGACATGCGGCGGCGCCGCGCCAAGTACAAAGTGGCCGTGCGCTCGCGCAACTACTCCAACACTCTGCGTGGAGTTATCCAAGCACAGGTAAACCATTTGCAGGGAAGTGGGCGGTGCGGCGCAGGCGCAGAGTACCCGCAAGTCGAAGCTGGAGCAGATGGCAGAGATGCGCGACATGCGGCGGCGCCGCGCCAAGTACAAAGTGGCCGTGCGCTCGCGCAACTACTCCAACACTCTGCGTGGAGTTATCCAAGCACAGGTAA
- the LOC117996097 gene encoding U11/U12 small nuclear ribonucleoprotein 48 kDa protein-like isoform X2 — protein sequence MSSRQEELSELQNYIKEVDKEVTMILQSLQWDRKQLLQSKPKRTCKFDTNHKVPPEKLEEHEAKCALKSQGYADDDMFLPDVLDTNSSTVLKLSSENIKDIINYASKTNPVFIRGDGNVNSVPQTVERLQATYTADERRAIYDVVIHSRPSCDELADLAVGEVGGAAQAQSTRKSKLEQMAEMRDMRRRRAKYKVAVRSRNYSNTLRGVIQAQMEMYAETQGHPKSKPNDGANVGSDKQYLKVKEEHSDNRLDNISDSKTNRRDSHKDRKDTYYDRDRRNKDIDNKRKRDYDDDRNSRKFEKDRYKTSAEERRKQYDDNYRRHERKRHTCRESNRDRYRSPTEGKGTKHNSDRRQERSRDSYRVKIEKDETEDRRKHYNSDRRHQDRNRDTYKEEIGSKKHDNNINEGNNRISIKEETKDSSSSRDS from the exons ATGTCTTCAAGGCAAGAAGAGTTGTCTGAATTACAGAACTACATCAAAGAAGTTGACAAAGAAGTAACAATGATATTACAGAGTCTGCAATGGGACAGGAAACAATTATTACAG agCAAACCAAAGAGAACATGCAAGTTTGACACAAACCACAAGGTTCCTCCGGAGAAACTGGAGGAACATGAAGCCAAGTGTGCTCTTAAGTCCCAGGGCTATGCAGATGATGATATGTTCCTGCCAGACGTATTAGACACTAATTCTAGCACAGTCTTGAAACTTT CGTCAGAAAATATTAAAGATATTATCAACTATGCTTCCAAGACAAATCCAGTGTTTATAAGAG GTGATGGGAACGTGAACTCGGTACCACAGACAGTAGAGCGGCTGCAGGCGACGTACACTGCGGATGAGAGACGAGCCATCTACGATGTCGTGATACACTCGCGGCCCTCGTGTGACGAACTCGCGGACTTGGCTGTAGG GGAAGTGGGCGGTGCGGCGCAGGCGCAGAGTACCCGCAAGTCGAAGCTGGAGCAGATGGCAGAGATGCGCGACATGCGGCGGCGCCGCGCCAAGTACAAAGTGGCCGTGCGCTCGCGCAACTACTCCAACACTCTGCGTGGAGTTATCCAAGCACAG ATGGAGATGTATGCTGAAACACAAGGTCACCCTAAATCTAAACCCAATGATGGAGCGAATGTCGGATCTGATAAACAATATCTTAAAGTTAAAGAAGAACATTCAGACAATCGTTTAGATAACATATCAGACAGTAAAACTAACCGTAGAGACTCGCATAAAGATAGAAAAGATACATATTATGATAGAGATAGAAGGAATAAAGATATTGACAATAAAAGAAAACGTGATTACGATGATGATAGAAACTCTCGAAAGTTCGAAAAAGATAGATATAAAACTTCAGCAGAGGAAAGAAGAAAACAATATGATGACAACTATAGGAGACATGAAAGAAAACGGCATACTTGTAGAGAAAGCAATAGAGATCGGTACCGATCTCCTACAGAAGGAAAAGGTACGAAACATAATAGCGATAGAAGGCAAGAAAGAAGCAGAGATTCTTATAGAGTAAAAATTGAAAAGGACGAAACAGAAGACAGAAGAAAGCATTACAATAGTGATAGGAGGCATCAAGACAGAAACAGAGATACTTACAAAGAAGAAATTGGTTCCAAAAAACACGACAATAATATAAATGAAGGTAATAACAGGATTTCTATAAAGGAAGAAACAAAGGACAGTTCAAGTTCAAGGGACAGTTAG